In a genomic window of Gossypium arboreum isolate Shixiya-1 chromosome 7, ASM2569848v2, whole genome shotgun sequence:
- the LOC108459532 gene encoding rhodanese-like/PpiC domain-containing protein 12, chloroplastic: MLRATHFPPIASPTLLVLRKCFIPILSISSFASYPLHKLSSFSAFHSFFSPSRPSLPSLSLTQSSPMLGHPHLRLSASFNSESSYGDNREILVQHLLLKEDDQKLLLELQQRIAGGEDLSDLAVEYSICPSKQEGGMLGWVRKGQMVPEFEEAAFCAPLNKVVKCKTNFGWHLLQVLSEREESLLKDIQPEEFHAKMQDPSFIEEAQLIDVREPEEVSQASLPGFQVLPLRQFGSWGPEITSKFDPTKDTYVLCHHGMRSLQVAKWLQTQGFRKIFNISGGIHAYATKVDPSVPTY, translated from the exons ATGTTAAGAGCGACGCATTTCCCTCCCATAGCATCTCCTACTCTCCTTGTCCTTAGGAAATGTTTCATTCCCATCCTCTCCATCTCTTCCTTCGCTTCTTATCCTCTTCATAAACTCTCCTCTTTTTCTGCTTTTCACTCTTTCTTCTCACCTTCCCGCCCTTCTCTTCCATCTCTATCTCTCACTCAATCATCTCCCATGCTGGGTCATCCCCATCTCAGACTATCAG CTTCATTTAACTCCGAGAGTAGCTATGGAGATAACAGAGAAATATTGGTGCAGCACTTGCTTTTAAAAGAAGATGACCAGAAGCTCTTGTTGGAGCTACAACAGAGAATTGCTGGag GGGAGGATTTAAGTGACCTTGCCGTTGAATACTCAATTTGTCCATCCAAACAAGAGGGGGGAATGCTTGGATGGGTGAGAAAGGGACAAATG GTACCAGAATTCGAGGAGGCTGCTTTCTGTGCACCTTTAAACAAAGTTGTGAAATGTAAAACTAATTTTGGATGGCACTTGTTACAAGTTCTATCTGAGAG GGAAGAGTCATTGCTTAAAGACATTCAACCGGAGGAGTTTCATGCAAAAATGCAAGACCCCAGTTTCATTGAAGAGGCTCAGTTGATAGATGTCCGGGAACCTGAAGAAGT GTCTCAAGCATCTTTGCCAGGATTCCAGGTTCTTCCTCTCCGGCAGTTTGGAAGTTGGGGACCAGAAATAACTAGTAAATTTGATCCAACGAAAGATACATACGTCTTa TGTCACCATGGCATGCGGTCGTTACAGGTTGCCAAGTGGTTACAGACTCAG GGATTtaggaaaatatttaatatatcagGGGGAATACATGCGTATGCAACCAAGGTGGATCCATCAGTTCCTACTTACTGA